A window from Bosea sp. ANAM02 encodes these proteins:
- the secF gene encoding protein translocase subunit SecF, producing MRLLRIVPDNTKFKFVWFRRFSYPLSAAYSILVLVLFLTVGLNFGIDFKGGTLIEMQTKGAAVDIAQIRQTANGLGFGEAEVQEFGSGGEVSMRFGMQPGGETAQQAVVVKAREAFASGYDFRRVETVGPRVSGELVQAGTLGVVLAIVGVLIYLWFRFEMPLAIGAILGTLHDIVLTIGFFLITQLEFNLTSIAAILTIVGYSLNETVVVFDRTRELLRRYKTMPVAELLDLSVNSTLSRTAMTATTTFLSLLALVIFGGTAIEGFALVMLFGVVVCTYSAMFVSTPVLLYMDVRSAGVREEAQEAARAKASAAKAKA from the coding sequence ATGCGCCTGCTTCGTATCGTTCCCGACAATACCAAGTTCAAATTCGTCTGGTTCCGGCGCTTCAGCTATCCGCTGTCGGCTGCCTATTCGATCCTCGTGCTCGTGCTCTTCCTGACGGTCGGCCTGAATTTCGGCATCGACTTCAAGGGCGGCACCCTGATCGAGATGCAGACCAAGGGCGCGGCCGTCGACATCGCCCAGATCCGCCAGACCGCCAACGGCCTCGGCTTCGGCGAGGCCGAGGTCCAGGAATTCGGCTCCGGCGGAGAGGTCTCGATGCGCTTCGGCATGCAGCCGGGTGGCGAGACGGCGCAGCAGGCCGTGGTGGTCAAGGCGCGCGAGGCCTTCGCCTCCGGTTATGACTTCCGTCGCGTCGAGACCGTCGGTCCGCGCGTCTCGGGCGAACTGGTCCAGGCCGGCACGCTCGGCGTCGTGCTCGCGATCGTCGGCGTGCTGATCTATCTCTGGTTCCGCTTCGAGATGCCGCTGGCGATCGGCGCGATCCTCGGCACGCTGCACGATATCGTGCTGACGATCGGCTTCTTCCTGATCACGCAGCTCGAATTCAACCTGACTTCGATCGCGGCGATCCTGACCATCGTCGGCTACTCGCTGAACGAGACCGTCGTGGTGTTCGACCGTACGCGCGAGTTGCTGCGGCGCTACAAGACCATGCCGGTGGCCGAGCTGCTCGACCTCTCGGTGAACTCGACGCTGTCGCGTACCGCGATGACGGCGACCACGACCTTCCTGTCGCTGCTGGCGCTCGTGATCTTCGGCGGCACGGCGATCGAGGGCTTCGCGCTGGTCATGCTGTTCGGGGTCGTCGTCTGCACCTATTCCGCGATGTTCGTCTCGACCCCGGTGCTGCTCTACATGGATGTCCGCTCCGCCGGCGTCCGCGAGGAGGCGCAGGAGGCGGCGCGCGCCAAGGCTTCCGCCGCGAAGGCCAAGGCCTGA
- a CDS encoding MTH938/NDUFAF3 family protein — translation MPRFEGFVPGRFPLDAIGAGGFRFAEMSHKGSIIATPAGIRIWPVTRFSEITIESLQPVLDEAGTIDFLLIGTGADIAFIPPALRDPLRQAGITIEGMATGAAARTYNVLVGEDRRVAAALIAVD, via the coding sequence ATGCCGCGCTTCGAGGGCTTCGTTCCCGGCCGTTTCCCGCTCGACGCCATCGGCGCGGGCGGGTTCCGCTTCGCCGAGATGAGCCACAAGGGCTCGATCATCGCGACGCCGGCCGGCATCCGGATCTGGCCGGTGACGCGCTTTTCGGAGATTACGATCGAGAGCCTGCAGCCGGTGCTCGATGAGGCCGGGACGATCGATTTCCTGCTGATCGGCACAGGCGCGGATATCGCCTTCATTCCGCCCGCTCTGCGTGATCCGCTGAGGCAGGCCGGAATCACCATCGAGGGCATGGCGACCGGCGCGGCCGCCCGGACCTATAATGTGCTGGTCGGCGAGGACCGGCGGGTGGCGGCGGCGCTGATCGCAGTCGACTAG
- a CDS encoding phytoene/squalene synthase family protein, with the protein MPQTETDDRREIAPARLPEAYAHCAELVREQDQDRYIAGLYAPEDRRAALYALHAFSLEIARVRALVSEPLPGEVRLQWWRDVLEGQAGGETQAHPVAAALLDTIRRYRLPVAPLTALIDARIFDLYDDPMPSLRDLEGYAGETVGAVIRLACIILAGGRDPGGAAACGHAGVAYALTGLMRAFPWHAAEGQVYLPADILARNGVTRDDIVRGRGGPGVLYTLKELREIARGHLKKLTSLGETIPSDLKPAFLPVALVEPYLKRMEVAGYDPYRTIITLPAWRRQWVLWRASRRK; encoded by the coding sequence ATGCCGCAGACCGAGACAGACGACCGCAGGGAGATTGCGCCGGCGCGCCTGCCGGAAGCTTACGCCCATTGCGCCGAGCTCGTCCGCGAGCAGGACCAGGATCGCTACATCGCCGGGCTCTATGCCCCGGAAGACCGCCGCGCGGCGCTCTATGCGCTCCATGCCTTCAGCCTGGAGATCGCGCGCGTCAGGGCCCTGGTGAGCGAACCCTTGCCAGGCGAGGTCCGCCTGCAATGGTGGCGCGACGTGCTCGAAGGCCAGGCCGGCGGCGAGACGCAGGCCCATCCCGTCGCCGCGGCCCTGCTCGACACGATCAGGCGCTATCGCCTGCCGGTCGCGCCGCTGACCGCGCTGATCGATGCGCGCATCTTCGACCTCTACGACGATCCGATGCCGTCGCTGCGCGATCTCGAAGGCTATGCCGGCGAGACGGTCGGCGCGGTGATCCGGCTCGCCTGCATCATCCTGGCCGGCGGGCGCGATCCGGGCGGCGCGGCGGCCTGCGGCCATGCCGGCGTCGCCTATGCGCTGACCGGCCTGATGCGCGCCTTCCCCTGGCATGCGGCCGAAGGGCAGGTCTATCTGCCGGCCGATATCCTCGCCCGCAACGGCGTGACGCGCGACGACATCGTGCGCGGGCGCGGCGGGCCGGGCGTGCTCTACACGCTGAAGGAGTTGCGCGAAATCGCGCGCGGGCACCTGAAGAAGCTCACGAGCCTCGGCGAGACGATTCCGAGCGACCTGAAGCCGGCCTTCCTGCCGGTGGCGCTGGTCGAGCCCTATCTCAAGCGGATGGAGGTGGCCGGCTACGATCCCTACCGCACCATCATCACGCTTCCGGCCTGGCGCCGGCAATGGGTGTTGTGGCGGGCGTCGCGGCGCAAGTGA
- the trmFO gene encoding methylenetetrahydrofolate--tRNA-(uracil(54)-C(5))-methyltransferase (FADH(2)-oxidizing) TrmFO: MEPVHIIGGGLAGSEAAWQVAQAGIPVIIHEMRPVRGTDAHKTEGLAELVCSNSFRSDDSSSNAVGQLHWEMRRLNSLIMAKGDTHQVPAGGALAVDRDGFSQAVTAALEAHPLVTIDRGEIAGLPPAEWDNVIIATGPLTSPALAQGLQSLTSEDSLAFFDAIAPIVHFDSIDMDQAWFQSRYDKAGPGGTGADYINCPLDRDQYEAFIDALLAAEKTEFKEWEGTPYFDGCLPIEVMAERGRETLRWGPMKPVGLTNKHNPTVKAYAVVQLRQDNALGTLFNMTGFQTKLKYGEQAAIFRMIPGLQNAEFARLGGIHRNTYLNSPKLLDERLRLKADTRLRFAGQITGCEGYVESAATGLLAGRMAAAERLGRELPIPPAATALGALVNHITGGHIVTIDEGPRSFQPMNINFGLFPPIEGVATTGPDGKRLKGPAKSLARKQALTARAKQVMDEWAGGVEAKAAE, from the coding sequence ATGGAACCCGTTCATATCATCGGCGGCGGTCTCGCCGGCTCCGAAGCCGCCTGGCAGGTCGCGCAGGCCGGCATCCCCGTCATCATCCACGAGATGCGGCCCGTCCGCGGCACCGACGCCCACAAGACCGAGGGGCTGGCGGAGCTCGTCTGCTCGAACTCCTTCCGCTCCGACGATTCCTCCAGCAATGCCGTCGGCCAGCTCCATTGGGAGATGCGCCGCCTGAACTCGCTGATCATGGCCAAGGGCGACACCCATCAGGTTCCGGCCGGCGGCGCGCTCGCGGTCGACCGCGACGGCTTCTCGCAAGCCGTCACCGCCGCGCTCGAAGCCCATCCGCTCGTCACCATCGATCGCGGCGAGATCGCCGGCCTCCCTCCGGCCGAATGGGACAATGTCATCATCGCCACCGGCCCGCTGACCTCGCCGGCCCTGGCCCAGGGCCTGCAGTCGCTGACATCAGAGGATTCGCTCGCCTTCTTCGACGCGATCGCGCCGATCGTCCATTTCGATTCGATCGACATGGATCAGGCCTGGTTCCAGTCGCGCTACGACAAGGCCGGACCCGGCGGTACCGGCGCCGACTACATCAACTGCCCGCTCGACCGTGACCAGTACGAAGCCTTCATCGACGCGCTGCTCGCCGCCGAGAAGACCGAGTTCAAGGAGTGGGAAGGCACGCCCTATTTCGACGGTTGCCTGCCGATCGAAGTCATGGCCGAGCGTGGCCGCGAAACCCTGCGCTGGGGCCCGATGAAGCCGGTCGGCCTGACCAACAAGCACAACCCGACCGTGAAGGCCTATGCCGTGGTCCAGCTCCGGCAGGACAACGCGCTCGGCACGCTGTTCAACATGACCGGCTTCCAGACCAAGCTGAAATATGGCGAGCAGGCCGCGATCTTCCGGATGATTCCGGGCCTGCAGAATGCCGAATTCGCCCGGCTCGGCGGCATCCATCGCAACACCTACCTGAACTCGCCGAAGCTGCTCGACGAGCGCCTGCGCCTCAAGGCCGACACGCGCCTGCGCTTCGCCGGCCAGATCACCGGCTGCGAGGGCTATGTCGAGAGCGCCGCGACCGGCCTGCTCGCCGGCCGCATGGCCGCCGCCGAGCGGCTTGGCCGCGAGCTGCCGATACCGCCCGCGGCGACGGCGCTCGGCGCGCTGGTCAACCACATCACCGGCGGCCATATCGTCACCATCGACGAGGGGCCGCGATCCTTTCAGCCGATGAACATCAATTTCGGCCTGTTCCCGCCGATCGAGGGTGTCGCGACAACCGGCCCCGACGGCAAGCGCCTGAAAGGCCCGGCCAAGAGCCTTGCCCGCAAGCAGGCCCTGACGGCGCGCGCCAAGCAGGTCATGGATGAATGGGCCGGCGGCGTCGAGGCGAAGGCCGCTGAGTAG
- a CDS encoding DUF1127 domain-containing protein, whose amino-acid sequence MFVTMIAAKIRAYLRYRETVRELSRLTDRELDDLGLSRSEISFIARSHAAA is encoded by the coding sequence ATGTTCGTCACCATGATCGCCGCCAAAATCCGCGCCTACCTCCGCTATCGCGAGACCGTCCGCGAGCTCTCCCGCCTGACAGACCGCGAGCTCGATGATCTCGGCCTGTCGCGCTCGGAGATCTCCTTCATCGCGCGTTCGCACGCCGCGGCCTGA
- a CDS encoding heavy metal translocating P-type ATPase, with product MAARPETTAQTLSWKVGGMDCASCATKIRGAVERLPGVSDVRLSVMSETLTLALDTGATTPEAIEKRVNGLGYTTAALANPASVRPEAKQDACGCGHDHGGHAHGHDHKHDHSGHSHAGHDHAPKGAKQPVAAKDHGHGLPGHVHEATPEGASWYQTGKGRLVIATGLFLGAAYAAGLIWPGIGHWAFILACVVGVTPVAKRAVAAACAGIPFTIEMLMTIAAIGALFIGAAEEAALVVFLFAVGEVLEGVAADRARASIRALGDLVPKTAIVEENGANRQVDAASLRIGQTVLVRPGDRIPADGEITDGTSGIDESPVTGESVPKTKGVGEPVYAGSVNREAALRVRVDKAAQDNTIARIIRLVEEAQEARAPTERFIDRFSRWYMPAIVGLAVLVALAPPLLLGAEWSVWIYRALALLLIGCPCALVISVPASIAAALSAGARQGLLMKGGVVIETAAKTGLVAFDKTGTLTQGRPRVTDIVALSGSEAEVLAFAAAVEHGSAHPLAEAVLERTRSESIAYKPAAEAAAIAGQGVTGKLDGRAVFVGAPRHAESRAPFDKRARVTAEELEAAGKTVAAVIVDGALAGFIALRDEPREDAATAIAELKAMGIRSTMLTGDNARTGAAIAAGLGMEHKAELMPDDKVAAIKAFSGETSVMMVGDGINDAPALAAASIGIAMGSGTDVALETADGAVLKSRVRDVAALIRLARAAMGNIRTNITIALGLKAVFLVTSVLGYTGLWVAILADTGATVIVTANALRLLRFDAGKVG from the coding sequence ATGGCCGCCCGCCCCGAAACCACCGCCCAGACCCTGTCCTGGAAGGTCGGAGGCATGGATTGCGCGAGCTGCGCGACGAAGATTCGCGGTGCGGTCGAGCGCCTGCCCGGCGTCAGCGACGTCAGGCTCTCGGTGATGTCGGAGACGCTGACGCTCGCGCTCGACACGGGCGCGACCACGCCGGAGGCGATCGAGAAGCGCGTCAACGGCCTCGGTTATACCACGGCCGCGCTGGCAAACCCGGCCTCTGTGCGCCCAGAAGCCAAGCAGGACGCCTGCGGTTGCGGTCATGATCACGGTGGCCACGCGCACGGTCACGACCACAAGCACGATCATTCCGGCCATTCCCACGCCGGTCATGACCACGCCCCGAAGGGCGCCAAGCAACCCGTCGCCGCAAAGGATCACGGTCATGGCCTGCCCGGCCATGTCCATGAGGCCACGCCCGAGGGCGCGAGCTGGTACCAGACCGGCAAGGGTAGGCTCGTCATCGCGACGGGCCTGTTCCTCGGTGCGGCCTATGCCGCCGGGCTGATCTGGCCCGGCATCGGCCACTGGGCCTTCATCCTGGCCTGTGTCGTCGGCGTCACGCCCGTGGCGAAGCGCGCTGTCGCGGCGGCGTGCGCCGGCATCCCCTTCACCATCGAGATGCTGATGACGATCGCCGCCATCGGCGCGCTCTTCATCGGCGCGGCGGAGGAGGCGGCGCTCGTCGTCTTCCTCTTCGCGGTCGGCGAGGTGCTGGAAGGCGTCGCGGCCGACCGCGCCCGCGCCTCGATCCGCGCGCTCGGCGACCTCGTGCCCAAGACCGCCATCGTCGAGGAGAACGGGGCGAACCGTCAGGTCGACGCCGCGAGCCTCAGGATCGGCCAGACCGTGCTGGTCCGCCCCGGCGACCGCATCCCGGCCGATGGCGAGATCACCGATGGTACCTCCGGCATCGACGAGAGCCCGGTCACCGGCGAATCCGTGCCGAAGACCAAGGGCGTCGGCGAGCCCGTCTATGCCGGCTCGGTCAATCGCGAGGCGGCGCTGCGCGTGCGCGTCGACAAGGCGGCGCAGGACAACACCATCGCCCGCATCATCCGCCTGGTCGAGGAGGCGCAGGAAGCCCGCGCCCCGACCGAGCGCTTCATCGATCGCTTCTCGCGCTGGTACATGCCGGCGATCGTCGGCCTCGCCGTGCTGGTCGCGCTGGCGCCTCCGCTCCTGCTCGGCGCCGAATGGTCGGTCTGGATCTACCGGGCGCTGGCGCTGCTCCTGATCGGCTGCCCCTGCGCGCTGGTCATCTCGGTGCCCGCCTCGATCGCCGCCGCCCTCTCGGCCGGCGCTCGCCAGGGCCTGCTGATGAAGGGCGGCGTCGTGATCGAGACCGCCGCCAAGACCGGCCTCGTCGCCTTCGACAAGACGGGAACCCTCACGCAAGGTCGGCCGCGCGTCACCGATATCGTGGCGCTCTCCGGCAGCGAGGCTGAGGTTCTGGCCTTCGCCGCCGCGGTCGAGCATGGATCGGCGCATCCGCTGGCCGAGGCCGTGCTGGAGCGCACCCGCAGCGAGAGCATCGCCTACAAGCCCGCGGCCGAGGCCGCCGCGATCGCCGGCCAGGGCGTCACCGGCAAGCTCGATGGCCGCGCCGTCTTCGTCGGCGCTCCCCGCCATGCCGAGAGCCGCGCGCCCTTCGACAAGCGGGCGCGCGTCACGGCCGAGGAGCTGGAGGCCGCCGGCAAGACCGTCGCCGCCGTGATCGTCGACGGCGCGCTCGCCGGCTTCATTGCCTTGCGCGACGAGCCGCGCGAGGATGCCGCCACCGCGATCGCCGAGCTCAAGGCGATGGGCATCCGCTCGACCATGCTGACCGGCGACAATGCCCGTACCGGCGCCGCCATCGCCGCAGGCCTCGGCATGGAGCACAAGGCTGAACTCATGCCCGACGACAAGGTCGCGGCGATCAAGGCCTTCTCCGGCGAGACCTCGGTGATGATGGTCGGCGACGGCATCAACGATGCGCCAGCTTTGGCCGCCGCCAGCATCGGCATCGCCATGGGCTCGGGCACCGATGTCGCGCTGGAGACGGCCGATGGCGCGGTGCTGAAGAGCCGCGTGCGCGATGTCGCGGCACTGATCCGGCTGGCGCGCGCCGCGATGGGCAATATCCGCACGAACATCACGATCGCGCTCGGGCTCAAGGCGGTGTTCCTGGTCACCAGCGTGCTCGGCTATACCGGGCTCTGGGTCGCGATCCTCGCCGATACCGGCGCGACCGTGATCGTCACCGCCAATGCCCTGCGGCTGCTGCGTTTCGACGCCGGGAAGGTGGGCTGA
- a CDS encoding M81 family metallopeptidase produces MSRRRILLGSLFHETHSFVDEETTLADFSIRKGAELPTRRGDGSTVDGFLEIAEAEGWEVLPTVDYTALPAGTVNHAVFQHFLAEFDAGLKQALAHGGLDGIWLALHGAMVTTECLDPEGALLAHIRSVPGCETLPVFGVFDLHANFTAAMAQHANALVAYRENPHADARESAVRSAKLLARALRTGELPRMLSCNAPVIWPPTGTGTADRPMRDLEALARRIEQENPDIWVANVVGGYSFSDVPEAGVAFAVAFAGPEAAARDALARLTATATELRESGLPAEWNLDEAVAEIQRSEGGPYIVVEPADNIGGGAPGDATSVLRAFLRHGVTNCAVAIADPAAVAAMAGAKPGETRKLSIGGKGSAIAEGPVEIEASFVSASDGEFALEDLNSHLAASQGSHFSMGPCVVVQVEGVTVLLSSRKTPPFDLGQLRSQGIEPETLKAIGVKAAVAHRRAYDKIAKGSFTVTTPGPCTSRIAGLPYKRLRRPVYPLD; encoded by the coding sequence ATGTCCCGCCGCCGCATCCTGCTGGGATCGCTCTTCCACGAGACCCACAGCTTCGTCGACGAAGAGACGACGCTCGCCGATTTCAGCATCCGCAAGGGTGCCGAGCTGCCGACGCGCCGCGGCGACGGCTCGACGGTGGACGGCTTCCTCGAAATCGCCGAGGCCGAAGGTTGGGAGGTGTTGCCGACGGTGGACTACACCGCCCTGCCCGCCGGCACCGTCAACCACGCCGTCTTCCAGCACTTCCTCGCGGAATTCGACGCCGGACTGAAGCAAGCCCTCGCCCATGGCGGCCTCGACGGCATCTGGCTTGCCCTGCACGGCGCGATGGTCACGACCGAATGCCTCGACCCGGAAGGCGCGCTCCTCGCCCATATCCGCTCGGTGCCAGGCTGCGAGACCTTGCCGGTCTTCGGCGTCTTCGACCTCCACGCCAATTTCACGGCTGCCATGGCGCAGCATGCCAACGCCCTCGTGGCCTATCGCGAAAACCCCCATGCGGATGCCCGCGAATCCGCTGTCCGTTCGGCGAAGCTGCTGGCGCGGGCGCTCCGGACCGGCGAATTGCCGCGCATGCTCTCCTGCAACGCCCCGGTGATCTGGCCGCCGACCGGCACCGGCACCGCCGACCGGCCGATGCGCGACCTGGAGGCGCTGGCGCGCCGGATCGAGCAGGAGAACCCGGATATCTGGGTGGCCAATGTCGTCGGCGGCTACTCCTTCTCGGATGTCCCCGAAGCGGGCGTTGCCTTCGCGGTCGCCTTCGCCGGCCCGGAAGCAGCCGCCCGCGATGCACTGGCGCGCCTGACCGCGACCGCGACGGAGCTGCGCGAATCCGGCCTGCCGGCGGAATGGAATCTCGACGAGGCGGTCGCAGAAATCCAGCGCTCGGAGGGCGGCCCCTATATCGTGGTCGAGCCGGCCGACAATATCGGCGGCGGCGCGCCGGGCGACGCCACTTCGGTGCTGCGCGCCTTCCTGCGCCATGGCGTTACGAACTGCGCCGTCGCCATCGCTGACCCCGCCGCCGTCGCAGCCATGGCCGGCGCCAAGCCCGGTGAAACCCGCAAGCTCTCGATCGGCGGCAAGGGCAGCGCCATCGCCGAGGGGCCGGTCGAGATCGAGGCCAGCTTCGTCAGCGCCAGCGACGGCGAATTCGCGCTGGAGGACCTCAACAGCCACCTTGCGGCCTCGCAGGGCTCGCATTTCAGCATGGGGCCTTGCGTGGTCGTGCAGGTCGAGGGCGTCACGGTGCTGCTGAGCAGCCGCAAGACCCCGCCCTTCGACCTCGGCCAGCTCCGCTCGCAGGGTATCGAGCCGGAGACGCTGAAGGCGATCGGCGTGAAGGCGGCGGTGGCGCATCGGCGCGCCTATGACAAGATCGCAAAGGGCAGCTTCACCGTGACGACGCCCGGCCCCTGCACCAGCCGGATCGCCGGCCTGCCCTACAAGCGCCTGCGCCGGCCGGTTTATCCGCTGGATTGA
- a CDS encoding M81 family metallopeptidase — MRVFTASLATETNTFAPLFVDRSAFEGAFYCPPGTHPDTPTLCSAPTVAARRRAASEGYELVEGTATWAEPAGLVSREGYESLRDEILDQLKAALPVDIVLLGLHGSMVARGYDDCEGDLIARVRALAGPDCVIGAELDMHCHLTAEMVAGADIIVAFKEFPHTDFLARAEDLLELCLRTARKQVKPVSAVFDCRGLAAFMTSREPGRGFVDRLLAMEGRDGILSISVAHGFQAADVADVGTKVLVIADGNAAKAAVLAKELGLEILRWGQGASPKHYKPEEGIAAALELAKPGKPVVLADRWDNPGGGVAGDSSVMVEALLRHPDVPAAIGAMWDPVAVSLCRAAGVGAEIPLRFIGKAAPSSGRPIDAVVTVTATTGDLLIPFAQSWVSLGPAAAIRIGRLDIVLASTRAQTFSPPVFTDLGIDLSAKKVVVVKSSNHFHAAFAPIAAQVLYLDSGGPYPPDASKIPYTKVKRPFSPLDPNPWL; from the coding sequence ATGCGCGTCTTCACTGCGTCGCTGGCGACGGAAACCAACACCTTCGCGCCGCTCTTCGTCGATCGCAGTGCTTTCGAGGGCGCCTTCTACTGTCCGCCCGGCACGCATCCGGACACGCCGACGCTGTGCTCGGCGCCGACCGTCGCGGCGCGCCGCCGCGCCGCCAGCGAGGGCTACGAGCTGGTCGAGGGCACCGCGACCTGGGCCGAACCGGCGGGGCTCGTCTCGCGGGAGGGCTATGAGAGCCTGCGCGACGAAATCCTCGATCAGCTCAAGGCGGCGCTGCCGGTTGATATCGTGCTGCTCGGCCTGCACGGCTCGATGGTGGCGCGCGGCTACGACGATTGCGAAGGCGACCTGATCGCACGGGTAAGGGCGCTGGCCGGCCCGGATTGCGTCATCGGCGCCGAGCTCGACATGCATTGCCATCTGACGGCCGAGATGGTCGCGGGCGCCGATATCATCGTCGCCTTCAAGGAGTTCCCGCATACGGATTTCCTGGCGCGGGCCGAGGACCTGCTGGAGCTTTGCCTCAGGACCGCGCGCAAGCAGGTGAAGCCGGTCAGCGCCGTGTTCGATTGCCGCGGCCTCGCCGCCTTCATGACCAGCCGCGAGCCCGGCCGCGGCTTCGTCGACCGGCTGCTCGCGATGGAGGGACGAGACGGCATCCTCTCGATCTCGGTCGCGCATGGCTTCCAGGCGGCGGATGTCGCCGATGTCGGGACCAAGGTGCTGGTCATCGCTGACGGCAACGCGGCGAAGGCGGCAGTGCTGGCGAAGGAACTGGGTCTCGAAATCCTGCGCTGGGGGCAGGGCGCCTCGCCGAAGCACTACAAGCCGGAAGAGGGGATCGCTGCGGCGCTGGAGCTGGCCAAGCCCGGCAAGCCGGTGGTGCTGGCCGATCGCTGGGACAATCCGGGCGGCGGCGTCGCCGGCGATTCCTCCGTGATGGTCGAGGCGCTATTGCGCCACCCGGATGTGCCGGCGGCGATCGGGGCCATGTGGGACCCTGTCGCGGTCAGCCTGTGCCGGGCAGCCGGTGTCGGCGCCGAGATTCCCTTGCGCTTCATCGGCAAGGCCGCGCCGTCCTCCGGGCGGCCGATCGATGCGGTGGTGACCGTCACGGCTACGACCGGGGACCTGCTGATCCCGTTCGCGCAGAGCTGGGTTTCGCTCGGGCCTGCCGCGGCGATCCGGATCGGCCGGCTCGACATCGTGCTGGCCTCGACGCGGGCGCAGACCTTCAGCCCGCCGGTCTTCACCGATCTCGGCATCGATCTCAGCGCCAAGAAGGTCGTGGTGGTGAAATCCTCCAACCATTTCCACGCCGCCTTCGCGCCGATCGCGGCACAGGTGCTTTATCTCGACAGCGGTGGACCCTATCCGCCCGATGCGAGCAAGATCCCCTATACCAAGGTGAAACGCCCCTTCTCTCCGCTGGACCCGAATCCATGGCTGTGA
- a CDS encoding alanine racemase, with amino-acid sequence MAVTASAPLPRLSLGEIEEQRLDVLVKGLPPGASLRLGDVGKQGWNVLAGDMPMPLAVIRESVLKANSAWMSAFTGENGLKIAPHGKTTMAPQLFDLQIADGAWAITVATMQQLAVARHFGVKRVILANQPIGRQEVAACFEALREPGFELYCLADSVAGVGLLAQAAKGREGANPLRIFVEIGFMGGRTGARTREEALAVARAVAGAPGLRLSGFECFEGLHSDTAGADRLLGEVVAVAAAAEGEGLLGPEPMVLSAGGTSLFDRVGEAFNAAAFKRPIVKVLRSGCYLTHDSTAYSAAFRRITLETSLRLPPGGLEPALEVWAYVQSRPERGRSLLTVGKRDISFDSGMPVPLRWYRPGGAMQRPEPMPAGHTVLGLNDQHCHLGTPEESPLQVGDMVAFGIGHPCTTFDKWAVLMLVDDDWTVTGAIRTFF; translated from the coding sequence ATGGCTGTGACTGCATCCGCCCCGCTGCCCCGCCTGTCGCTCGGCGAGATCGAGGAGCAGCGCCTCGATGTGCTGGTCAAGGGCCTGCCGCCGGGCGCATCGCTCCGGCTCGGCGATGTCGGCAAGCAGGGCTGGAATGTGCTCGCCGGCGATATGCCGATGCCGCTCGCGGTGATCCGCGAGAGCGTGCTCAAGGCCAACAGCGCCTGGATGAGTGCTTTCACCGGCGAAAACGGTCTCAAGATCGCGCCGCATGGCAAGACGACGATGGCGCCGCAGCTCTTCGACCTGCAGATCGCCGATGGCGCCTGGGCGATCACCGTCGCGACGATGCAGCAATTGGCCGTCGCCCGGCATTTCGGGGTGAAGCGCGTCATCCTCGCCAACCAGCCGATCGGGCGGCAGGAGGTCGCCGCCTGCTTCGAAGCGCTGCGGGAGCCCGGCTTCGAGCTCTACTGCCTTGCCGACAGCGTCGCCGGCGTCGGCTTGCTGGCGCAGGCCGCGAAGGGGCGTGAGGGCGCCAACCCGCTGCGGATCTTCGTCGAGATCGGCTTCATGGGCGGGCGCACCGGTGCGCGGACCCGCGAGGAGGCGCTAGCCGTGGCGCGTGCCGTCGCGGGCGCACCGGGCTTGCGGCTTTCCGGCTTCGAGTGTTTCGAGGGGCTGCACAGCGACACTGCCGGCGCCGATCGGCTGCTCGGCGAGGTCGTCGCGGTCGCGGCGGCGGCTGAGGGCGAAGGACTGCTCGGGCCGGAGCCGATGGTGCTCTCCGCCGGCGGGACCTCGCTGTTCGACCGGGTCGGCGAGGCCTTCAATGCCGCCGCCTTCAAGCGGCCGATCGTCAAGGTGCTGCGCTCCGGCTGCTACCTGACTCATGATTCCACGGCCTATTCGGCAGCCTTCCGGCGGATCACGCTGGAGACCAGCCTCAGGCTGCCACCGGGCGGGCTGGAGCCGGCGCTGGAGGTCTGGGCCTATGTCCAGTCGCGGCCCGAGCGCGGACGCAGCCTGCTCACCGTGGGCAAGCGCGATATCTCGTTCGATTCCGGCATGCCGGTGCCGTTGCGCTGGTATCGGCCGGGCGGCGCGATGCAGCGGCCGGAGCCGATGCCGGCGGGCCATACGGTTCTGGGGCTCAACGACCAGCATTGCCATCTCGGCACGCCTGAAGAGAGCCCCTTGCAGGTTGGTGACATGGTCGCCTTCGGCATCGGCCACCCCTGCACGACCTTCGACAAATGGGCGGTGCTGATGCTGGTCGACGACGACTGGACCGTCACCGGCGCAATCCGGACCTTCTTCTGA